The proteins below come from a single Mytilus edulis chromosome 5, xbMytEdul2.2, whole genome shotgun sequence genomic window:
- the LOC139523134 gene encoding putative leucine-rich repeat-containing protein DDB_G0290503, with protein sequence MDHKILFSLIFMIESSFQDKVGNPYCNYKSGLETIEEFCCPRCKQDNNKEKCHYECPIDYYRFGKRCYGIPQNNIEHSMPFSPFVCNRKCPKSHYGIALNETKICVSCSILCLDTSIETACSCAVSEKETDMKTVLIITNTITALLFIAATCISISCYQKRKMDKRSERDNIGNCNENYNIEAKVEQLHEINDNNSMNTGHTAEEINENKMMDTDHKAENDIAVAAQRQHEKITRYTRYPTILPKKKEKVKERVKSSDYANVSAIRINKLLNRKTISRAVSQFFGRKQETNNSKFIEDVVIEQNTTPTQYMHGDDENCPSNIQFSEENGGNISIVSSEQNKVQEIKQHVPCNEHKVHTVIKTTQLSKSNVLKSETIDKTEDNRDTRNIQSNTGNSTPNAIDPVVKKNITKKHEKANELLHDTNGNGENIPVSTNEADREIGQKDETLDSIKQVTFAADTNTKTKFDACTNKTDVSICDQTSNELYENYILYKTELNNFTVNKLEEQTDPNHFVSRNKSLLRIADRGSKTSTHSNKSTISSNSKSAESDVSSVSFKTAPSESPRLSEVDDIQQYFLNEDTVKDRSSSSDTEGQTVYENIPYLSGMETTLKTDSESDTTAINELDNGATTDTKHHPVEVLTPISGKIEDSQLVTTRDNRVSSGSDESFHSVQNQCLDLDSHDKMVKSNVRYNAINSTKSFDMSKITSQTNMSFTNSPVTLVINQSN encoded by the exons ATGGATCATAAGATACTGTTTTCCCTGATATTTATGATAGAGTCGTCATTTCAG GACAAAGTTGGGAACCCATATTGTAATTACAAAAGCGGACTTGAAACTATTGAGGAATTTTGCTGTCCAAGATGCAAACAAGACAACAACAAGGAGAAATGTCATTATGAATGTCCTATTGATTATTATCGGTTTGGGAAACGATGCTATGGAATACCTCAAAACAATATAGAACACTCGATGCCTTTTTCACCATTTGTGTGCAATCGAAAGTGTCCAAAATCGCATTATGGAATAGCTCTAAATGAAACTAAAATATGCGTATCCTGCTCAATTTTATGTCTCGACACTTCTATTGAAACAGCTTGCTCTTGTGCAGTTTCTGAAAAGGAAACCGATATGAAAACTGTGCTGATAATAACTAATACCATAACAGCTTTACTTTTTATAGCAGCTACATGCATTTCGATTTCATGTTATCAAAAACGGAAAATGGACAAAAGAAGTGAAAGAGATAACATTGGGAATTGTAATGAG AACTACAACATTGAGGCAAAAGTAGAACAGTTGCACGAAATAAACGACAACAATTCGATGAATACAGGACATACAGCTGAagaaataaacgaaaacaaaatgaTGGATACAGATCATAAGGCTGAAAATGATATTGCAGTGGCTGCACAGAGACAACATGAGAAAATCACAAGATATACACGGTATCCGACTATTTTACCAAAG AAAAAGGAAAAAGTAAAAGAACGAGTTAAAAGTAGTGACTACGCAAACGTAAGTGCGATTAGAATTAACAAACTTTTGAACCGTAAAACAATTTCACGTGCAGTTAGTCAGTTCTTTGGACGCAAACAGGAAACAAACAATTCTAAATTCATAGAAGATGTAGTAATAGAACAAAATACAACCCCAACTCAATACATGCATGGTGATGATGAAAATTGTCCATCAAACATACAGTTTTCTGAAGAAAATGGAGGAAATATTAGCATTGTTTCAAGTGAACAAAACAAAGTACAGGAAATTAAACAACATGTACCATGCAATGAACATAAAGTTCATACCGTCATAAAAACAACACAATTGAGCAAAAGTAACGTCCTGAAAAGCGAAACCATAGATAAAACGGAAGACAATAGAGATACAAGAAACATTCAATCAAATACAGGAAACAGTACCCCAAATGCAATTGACCCTGTAGTAAAGAAGAATATTACGAAAAAACACGAAAAAGCAAATGAATTGTTACATGACACAAATGGAAATGGAGAAAATATACCAGTGTCGACAAATGAAGCAGACAGAGAAATTGGTCAAAAAGATGAAACTCTCGATTCTATCAAACAGGTGACATTTGCTGCTGAcaccaatacaaaaacaaaatttgacgCATGTACTAACAAAACTGATGTGTCTATTTGTGATCAAACTTCAAATGAGCTATATGAAAATTACATTCTTTATAAAACAGAGTTGAATAACTTTACTGTTAATAAATTAGAAGAACAAACTGACCCAAACCATTTTGTTAGTAGAAACAAAAGTTTACTTCGTATAGCTGATAGAGGCAGTAAAACATCGACACACTCTAATAAAAGCACTATCAGCAGCAACAGCAAAAGTGCGGAAAGTGATGTATCAAGCGTGTCTTTCAAAACAGCGCCATCTGAAAGCCCACGACTTAGCGAGGTGGACGATATACAGCAATATTTTCTAAACGAGGACACTGTTAAAGACAGATCGAGCTCCAGCGACACTGAAGGGCAAACAGTTTACGAAAATATTCCTTATCTTAGTGGAATGGAGACTACTTTAAAAACAGACTCTGAGAGTGATACTACTGCAATAAATGAATTAGATAATGGAGCTACTACTGATACCAAACATCATCCCGTTGAAGTGTTAACTCCTATATCAGGAAAAATAGAAGACAGTCAACTTGTAACAACGCGCGACAACCGGGTTAGTTCTGGAAGCGATGAGTCCTTCCATTCTGTTCAAAACCAATGCCTTGATCTGGACTCGCATGACAAAATGGTCAAAAGCAACGTGCGATATAATGCGATTAATTCAACAAAATCTTTTGATATGAGTAAGATTACAAGCCAGACCAATATGAGTTTTACCAATTCACCTGTAACTTTAGTAATAAACCAGAGTAATTAA